Within Hypomesus transpacificus isolate Combined female chromosome 10, fHypTra1, whole genome shotgun sequence, the genomic segment CGGGGATGGggcacagcctcccagccccttcaatAGAGGGATCAtttgtatgtggggggggggtagtattTACACTCAGTTTTTATAGTTCAAGCTATGACAGTATTGAACAATTATATCAGATTAAAATTCTCCAAAGACGGGAGCATTCATTCTACTGCACACcttatctttaaaaaaaaacaatgcttaCTTGAACTACTATAGTATTTCTCTCGTTCCAGATCCTGAATTCAAAGATCTTGGTGACCTCCCACCTCTGCCTTGTAGGTATACTCTGGATCTTTTTTGTGAACATGATGCTCTGATGCTCTTTTAGCACTCAGTGATGCACCAGGAAACACAGTTGTTTTGCATTTAGCACTTAGGGAGTTTGAATGTTACTTGAACTGTCGGACTCTAAGTCCCTTGCTAAACCCCCCTGGACCCTCCACTACACTGTTAGTTGTCCACAAATCTCTACATTGAGTttttgctttacatttacatttagtcatttagcagacgttcttatccagagcgacctacagtaagtacagggacattctctgtTAGTTGTCCACAAATCTCTAAATTGAGTGTttgctttacatttagtcatttagcagacactcttatccagagcacacagggacattctccatgaggcaagtagggtatagtgccttgcccaaggacacaacataattttgcacggccgggaatcaaaccaagaaccttctgattaatagcccgagtccctaaccgctcagccatctgaccccctgctTTACTCTTTCAAGTTTGTGAGTTTGATATGGGAGGGCCCGAGGGCTATGCTGAATCGGCCATGATATCTAAGGAGAGTAAGGCCTTGCCGACAGAGGCCGTGGACTGTAGGTGGATCATCAGAGCTCCACCACGTTCCAAGGTAGGAGACTGAGAATGGAATTGTATGACATTTTTAGACAATGGGACATTTACTGTACATTAGAGTTGTTGGTCACTTGAATGGTTTAGGTGGGTGCCGACGCCATTACGCAAGAGATGTTTCAACTGTTTTCGTTCTCTCGTGTTTTCATTCAACATCAGATCTATCTTCGCTTCCTCGAGTATGAGATGCACAACTCCAACGAGTGCAAGCGCAACTTTGTGGCTGTGTATGATGGCAGCAGCTCAGTGGAGCACCTGAAGAATAAGTTCTGCTCCACCGTGGCCAACGATGTGATGCTGGTGTCATCCGTGGGCGTGATCAGAATGTGGGCGGACCAGGGCAGCAGAAAGAGCCGCTTCCGAATCCTCTTCACCACCTTCCAAGAGCGTCAGTCGACTCATTCAGCCGAGACTTTATAGAGTCTTGCTGTTCTCCTCTACGCTCAGTTGTTGATGATAGTATACAGTAAAGGCAACGCTTTACTGCTCTGACCCGCTTGTCTGCTCTTTAATTGATACTATACTTATTTTTTTGACACTTTTGAACCTTTGTTTTCAGGATATTACATAATGCTTGTCcttgtttcttttgtttttagCCCCATGTGATGGAGACACATTCTTTTGCCACAGTAACATGTGCATTAACAACACACTGGTGTGCAATGGTATCCAGAACTGCGTCTATCCCTGGGATGAGAACAACTGCAAAGGTGAGTGTTATTGACTGTTGTGCATAGTGCCAATatgacaacacaaaaaaaacagaaaagtgAAACCGTTCCTGTTCAACAGAAAAGCGTAAAGCGAGCATCTTGGACAACCTGGACCACACCAACGTGGCCATCATCGCCGTGACCTGCGGCCTGgtgctcatcctcctcatcatctccGGAATCATCCAAGCCAAACAGCCGCGCAAGAAATACATCATCCGCCGGGACGGTTTCGACCCCAGCATGTTCCAGCAGGCCTTCGAACCCCCGCACTACGAGCTGTGCACCCTCCGCCGGGCGCCGTCTCAGAGCGACGTGACCGACCAGATGCCCGAAGACTTCGACAAGTTCAACAAGATCCGTCGCTCCTCGTCCAAGTGTATCCGCGACCACCACTGCGGCTCGCAGACATCCAGCATCCGCGGGAGCCGCAGCGACCTCAGCGTGCGCGAAACAGGCAGCCTAGCGGAGGCCGCGGCCGTGGCGGCCCAGTCGCCTCACTCGCACCACGCCACGCCCACCAGCCGCAGGAGTATCCGGGTGCTGAAACACAGCTACTCCCAGGATGGGGGTGACCCCGATGAGGATCTGATGGAGGACGGGCCCACCACGAGCCATgtgctccaccaccaccacagcctGGCCGGACATGAGCACCAGTACCCTCACCGGGACTTACACCGTGTCACATCCAACGACTTCTGAGGTAGGAGGAGGACGTTATCACTAGATAGTGAACCTAAAGATAGTGCTTGCAAGAGCATGAGCTTATCTGGGAGATTTAGTTGTAGAAGGATATTGCATGGCCATCCATGGGGTTTTCCTTGCGTGTTGTATGTTTCCTTTatgtttttcttcttatttgtcttcttaatctttttttttttgcatgtaGTTGGGGAATAAGTTCTCTGATTCAAACTACCATGATGATAGAACCATGAGTAGCAGACTTATGTTTGAACATTGTTGTGTATTGTACATGCATCGATGTTCCTCATATACTTGTAGGTtattgtatgttgtatacacattatttattatttatattgtGTCCATTCTTGTACCTGCTTTTCATTGTTAAGTTGTATACTTGCGGAATACATGATAGAgattatatttaatataatttaCTATCAATCATTCATTGTGGTCTTTTGTTAAAATATTTGTCCAATGCAATTGTTTTGCCATTAATTAAATAATATTATTTAATATAATCACTGAttggtctttttttttttttacaaagatgCAAGAAAAACTGAGTGGGGGGGAACGACGTTACTGTAGGAACTAAACGCTTTCAATCCTAAAGTCGGGCATATTTTTGTAACGGACTAACCCAGACTTGACTGGCGGCACTTACGGACTGTCTTTTATTACATTTTGACGTTTTGTATCAATCGCGATTACAAGTGTAGCAAGTTTTGTTTGCAAGAATTAATGTAGACTATAATGTAACGGTTTATTTCGACTGTTGCTGTTTGCTGGCCGTGTACTCTAAAGTTTTGAATGTCCTTGAATGAAAACGATCCACTGTGAATCGTTACAAGTTAGCCAGTGTAATGTCAGAGACAAGTATATTTGAATCGTCTACGACACAAAATAAAGTGAGCGACAGTGGTATAAAGAAGCGCATAGGACTGATTGCCACCGGGCTTGTAGGGGGTTCTTTGGTCGCCCTTTATGCAGTTGCGGGGCCGTTTGTTGCACCAGCTCTGAGGAAGGTGTGCCTACCGTTTGTCCCTGCAACCTCGGCGCAGGTGGAGAATGTTCTGAGGGTCCTGCAGTCGAGATCAGGTTCCCTGGTTGACATTGGCAGTGGTGATGGAAGAATAGTGAGTACTCAATATCATCCTTTTAATAGTATTATAACTTTACTTAATCGAagtttttttatattatttaaTTGCCGGATAAAACAGATTAACTGTACTGATGCAGTTATCTTCCATGATGAGATTGTCTTACACATCTCTCAATATATAAACTGACTGCACTCTCTATCTGTCCAGGTCATAGCAGCTGCCAAGACTGGATTCAGAGCTGCAGGGTTTGAGCTGAACCCATGGCTGGTGTGGTACTCTCGCTACAGCGCCTGGAGAGAAGGAGTCCATCGCTCCACTTCCTTTCACATATCTGACTTATGGAAGGTTAGTCTCATCATCACTTGCATCAGGCTGGCTACAGAGACTAGGCTATGTCATGCTAATGCTTGGCACACAGTACATGACACATAATAAATCAAGCAGAGGAGTTCTCACATGGTTTTTACCATGTCTCAAAGTTATTCTCATACACTGAGTGGCAGTGGCgaatctaaggggtggcaaggggtggcagctgccaccccaataaaatacctgccaccccaatcttcccatggaaaaatattatttgtacattacagaacagaaaataataatatatatacatattactgtttaatttaaaatacaatgttatagcctaatcatttaccataggtaGTACTGTACTACTTTGGGGTTTTATTCGCCTCAGGAGGCCACCTAACAACCTCCTtctgccaccccgaatgaaagtctctagatccgcccctgctgAGTGGGTCCTCAGAGGACATCCTTAGTTGTTTTTACTTCCATGTGTCGTTTGCCATTTCCTTAATATAAAAGGGTAGAACGTTTTAGTAGAATTGAGCCTTCCTGCAACAGGTGACTTTGGTTGTCATTTCAGGTGAGTTTTGCTCAATACTCCAACGTGGTCATATTTGGAGTCCCTCAAATGGTGAGTGTGTCAGGTTCCATTTAAGCACTAGATAACATGAACTGAGTGTATATTTCAAGCAGTGCTCAACCAGATTTGTTTTCAGATGGACCAACTGGAGGACAAGCTGGAGAGAGAGTTGCAGAGCTCAGCCAAGGTGGTTGCCTGTCGATTTCCCTTTCCCACGTGGGTGCCTGATGCTACAGCTGGGGAGGGCATAGACACTGTGTGGGTGTATAAGGCTGAAACCTTTAAATCACGATGTGGAACAGGAACTCAACAGACTGTAACTCCACCATCATTTAAACAGTCCCACGACACAGACAGTAATGCTGTTTCATGATCAATTCTACAGATTGTTTGCCAAGAATGTATTCAAAACCATCTGTACCTAAGAAAATAATAGTAAATATATAGGTCTACAAAATGTTTTCTACATTTGGACATTACATGTATCAAAAATGTAGAATTAAATGAAAACTTCCATGCAACTTTATCACATTACTTTTGGTTAATTCGATTGAAATATTATCTGCAATTTCGCTGTAAGCATTTAACAATAAAGACAATGTGAAACTAATGGTTGACGTTTTTATGCGTAGGCTAATCATTCTGCGTCACCTAGTGGTTCAAATGTGTAGGCCTGTCAATTGTGTCGATGTTTACCTTTGGTCTGACAGAATGTTCAGGCTGCTAAACAACGACTGCGGGATCTGATATGACTTGATATAAATTGTATCCCAGAAAGTTGATAGTTGACGACAATAGTTGGCTACATTGTAACTACAAGGATCGTTGATAAGTTAGACATGAATTGTGTTTGGTTTACTTAACTTAATAAGATAGCTGGCCTGCTAGCTTTACCGCTAGCTAGCCGAAGCTACTGTAGCTGTGCCAAAGCTGTCAAGATGGATACCGCAGAGGAAGGTAGTATACGCCACAACTACTTGAGTAACTTTTTTAACTAGCTGACGTTAGTGCTAATACTTTATATACGTGAAATATGATGTTTGTCAATACATTTTGTAACGTTATTTAATAACTACAAGTAATGACTTCCCGAAATGTGTGATGAAAGAGTTGGGCAACTATAGAGCAACGCATTTTACTACTGTAGTAGGCTACTATCCAGCACTTGTGTTGGATAACTGCCACACGATGTACTGTATAGTAGCAATAGCAAGGAGTTTTTGTAACCAATATCACACTATATTCCGTGTCCAGTAAACCTTCTACCGCCAATAATAATACACTATATGCCGAGACTAATGGCAACGAGCTAGTCCAACTGTCTCCCAACAAAAGGATATCCATACTGTAGGTACGTGGAATCATACCACTGTGCTAAATCCTGTATTTTGCCTCTTATTCCTATCCCTGTGCCCAACAGCAGACATATGTAGGGTGTGTCGGTCAGAGGGGAGCCAAGATAAACCCCTCTTTCACCCCTGTGTCTGTACTGGAAGTATTAAGTTCATCCACCAGGAATGGTATGTTTTCTTCAAGTACGCTTCAACCCTCAGGGTACTGGTACGGGTTGAACGAATTATGTTgatcataataataatcatgTTCATTCTGTTCATGTTTCTCATAAACTCTCCTTACACATGTtttatatttgatcatactTAATATACTTGACATGCCTCTCTTGTTTTGTTAAATAGCTTGGTTCAGTGGCTGAAACACAGCAGAAAAGAGTACTGTGAATTATGCACACACAGATTTGCTTTTACACCAAGTAAGTGGttttccctccacacacagactcacattcaccctctttctcccctgaCCAAGTTGTCCGTCTTTGCCACTATGGTCATTTAGTCACTTAAGGATCATGTTGCTCTCTCCTGTTCAGTCTACTCTCCAGACATGCCTTCCAGACTGCCTGTCCAGGACATATTTGCAGGCCTGGTGACAAGTGTGGGCACAGCTGTCAGATACTGGTTCCACTACACACTAGTGGCATTCGCCTGGCTGGGAGTGGTTCCTCTGACAGCATGTAAATCCATCCTCTATGTAAAGCTACATTTAAATAAAGGATGCAAAATCGCTGTAGGTAGACATCTTTATTGCAGTGTGTTGAGTGAATGAGTTCTATACAAActaaagtgtgtatgtgtgtgtgtgtgtgtcttttacagGTCGGATCTACAAGTGTTTGTTTACTGGCTCCGTGagctccctcctcaccctaccCTTAGATATGCTCTCCACgtaagtgattgtgtgtgtgtgtgtgtgtgtgtgtctctctcgctccctctcaaaCCACGAGTGAAATATTTTCCTGTGGACaatacaaatgctgttccaGCCATTTTTTCATACACCCATTAACCCCAAGTCTACTCTGATGTCGGTCCACAGTGAGAACCTGCTGGCGGACTCCTTGCAAGGCTGTTTTGTGGTGACGTGCACACTATGCGCCTTCATCAGTCTGGTCTGGCTCAGAGAGCAGATTGTTCACGGTGGCGCCCCCCACTGGCTGGAGCCGAACCAGCAGCAGCCTCCCAACCTACCAGCACGGCCCAATGAGGTAAATGAAAGGCCGCATTAACCTAGAGAAGTAAGAATGAGAAACAAATGGGAGGATTTTATGAATCTCATATACATTGATACATTGATACCACTCTAGGCTACATTGATTATGTAGCCTAGAGTGGGCTAGCCCTAACCTGTCTAATGCAACAGCAGGGGAACAAGCTCGCAAACCAGACAACCTCATCATGCTAGACATTGAGGCCACGCACATCTGAAGTAGTTCAGTGGCATCGTGTCAGAGTTGACCCCCCCAGCCCTGGTGTCTCTTCCCTCCCCAGCAGggtccaggagagagggagcccgGCCCTGGGGCTGAGCCcccaggggagcagggaggattGGAGGAGGCCCCTGACGAAGGGTTAGACCCCGGGGAGGACGGCGAGCTGGAGaacgaggatgaggatgaggctgGAGCAGATGACGGAGTGGATGGCAACAATGGAGGACAAGGTGTGGTACAGTGACTTGGGTGTCTTCACTATACGTATGTGGATTGTATGTGTTGTTCCAGATCTTTCAGCAGTGTGTCAGTGACTGCTTGGTATGTGTCATCTCTGTAGATGACCTGAACTGGAATGCTCTGGAGTGGGACAGGGCAGCAGAGGAGTTGACGTGGGAAAGGGTGAGTTTGAGTTAGGGGTCAGTACCTGTTAAACTGGATTTAAATTCAAATAGATTAAATATATGACTAGTGGGAATAGTTTAGCCTTTACTGCCTGGATATGCCATTTTAAAGAACTTGACATCCTGCCATACAAATGATTGTACTTTGTTGTATAAAGTGTActtacaaaaatacatttgttttatgAAATCACAGATGCTGGGTCTTGATGGTTCCCTGGTATTTCTAGTACGTGTTCATTTACGATAATAATGTCataaatgtcctcaaaaatgTTGGACAGATACAACGGACACCACTGTACATTTCAAACATCCCCATGAGCCTAGCTAACGACGACGGACTGAGGTTTTCATCCCATGTCTCTATTCGTCTTCTAGGAGCATGTCTTCTGGGTGGTTTCGTTGAACACTCTCTTCATCCTGGTGTTCGGTAAGTCTACCCTTGTTCTTCTGCTTCTCATACACTACACACTGTAACGTGGTATTTTAACTCCATATACCTTCCTTCCCCTACGATAGCGTTCTGCCCTTATCACATCGGGCATTTCTCTGTGGTGGGACTCGGATTTGAAGAAAATGTAAGTGTACAGTTCATACCCACCCAGCCAGTATCCAGGAAGTAGAAGGGTATTGTCTCTTAACGATGCTGTGTGCTGTTCCAGGTGCGAGCTTCCCACTTCGAGGGCCTCATCACCACCATTGTGGGATACATCCTCCTGGCAGCCACTCTTATACTCTGTCACGTATCCTTCCGCCGTGTGTCCAataggtgtgcatgtgtgtgctgtcaCCATAAGGTATGAAAGAACTGACATGCACAACAGTGGTGTTCTCCTTAACAGTCTCCTTAGGGTCTGGCTGCTTTGGTTAGGTTCCAGAGGTCCAGACGACTGCTTGGAGTGTGCTACATCGTTGTCAAGGTGAAAGGCTTGAGTAATGACAACCCATTATACTTTTCAGTGGATCAGTTACATTGATTCAATAAAACTTGCGTCCTATCCATATCCTCAGGTCTCTTTGCTGGTTGTTGTGGAGATAGGCGTGTTCCCTCTTATATGTGGCTGGTGGCTCGACATTTGCTCCCTGGTACGTCAATCACACAACGAGTCTCAGTGATTGGACAAACGGTCGTTCGTTCATCTGTAACAAAGGGGTGAGCAGCAGCAGCGTGTGACTTGTtgagatgatgtgtgtgttctgcaggaGATGTTTGATGCCTCTCTAAAGGACCGGGAGGTGAGTTTCCAGTCAGCCCCGGGCACCACCATGTTCCTCCACTGGCTCGTAGGAATGGTCTATGTCTTCTACTTTGCCTCCTTCATCCTCTTACTGCGAGAGGTAGGTCTTGGCAGCCATACGTATCAGGAGGTGAGGTATACCACTGGTTCTTATTCTTGTCCACTAAATCCTTCCTT encodes:
- the LOC124472874 gene encoding neuropilin and tolloid-like protein 1; the encoded protein is MVLKLVLFLVLAGNRLTLVSTGTTTPTKKTAVKNNSGVTPAGLCGTWVKESQGGLFTSPNYPEKYPPERECIYIIEASPRQCINLFFDENFSIEPSWECKFDHIEIRDGPFGFSQSIGRYCGKESPSYVKSTGRYLYIKFVADSELESTGFSVRYNFTEDPEFKDLGDLPPLPFCEFDMGGPEGYAESAMISKESKALPTEAVDCRWIIRAPPRSKIYLRFLEYEMHNSNECKRNFVAVYDGSSSVEHLKNKFCSTVANDVMLVSSVGVIRMWADQGSRKSRFRILFTTFQEPPCDGDTFFCHSNMCINNTLVCNGIQNCVYPWDENNCKEKRKASILDNLDHTNVAIIAVTCGLVLILLIISGIIQAKQPRKKYIIRRDGFDPSMFQQAFEPPHYELCTLRRAPSQSDVTDQMPEDFDKFNKIRRSSSKCIRDHHCGSQTSSIRGSRSDLSVRETGSLAEAAAVAAQSPHSHHATPTSRRSIRVLKHSYSQDGGDPDEDLMEDGPTTSHVLHHHHSLAGHEHQYPHRDLHRVTSNDF
- the atpsckmt gene encoding ATP synthase subunit C lysine N-methyltransferase — protein: MSETSIFESSTTQNKVSDSGIKKRIGLIATGLVGGSLVALYAVAGPFVAPALRKVCLPFVPATSAQVENVLRVLQSRSGSLVDIGSGDGRIVIAAAKTGFRAAGFELNPWLVWYSRYSAWREGVHRSTSFHISDLWKVSFAQYSNVVIFGVPQMMDQLEDKLERELQSSAKVVACRFPFPTWVPDATAGEGIDTVWVYKAETFKSRCGTGTQQTVTPPSFKQSHDTDSNAVS